From the genome of Lentilactobacillus buchneri, one region includes:
- a CDS encoding helix-turn-helix domain-containing protein yields MAKFESSILSIPDYVPADIIRIRKLVSADKTKMALFMNVSLRTYKKWETGQSHPSKPARRLLQILEKNPQLIDNWF; encoded by the coding sequence ATGGCTAAATTTGAATCCAGCATTTTGTCGATTCCTGATTATGTACCCGCAGATATCATTCGAATTAGAAAACTTGTTTCAGCTGATAAGACCAAAATGGCATTGTTCATGAATGTCTCATTGCGGACTTACAAAAAATGGGAAACCGGTCAAAGTCATCCAAGCAAACCCGCTCGCCGTTTACTGCAGATACTTGAGAAGAATCCCCAATTAATTGATAATTGGTTTTAA